One Osmerus mordax isolate fOsmMor3 chromosome 25, fOsmMor3.pri, whole genome shotgun sequence DNA window includes the following coding sequences:
- the sptbn4a gene encoding spectrin beta chain, non-erythrocytic 4 → MLMARDTARDEAQRLHRKWLKHQAFMAELARNKEWLAKIEQEGQELILEKPELRSVVQLKLEEIRECWSDLESTTKAKARQLFENNKPEPAVKSYTDLDTQLSHLEQQPPQLEQAHHLPTFNEQLQKFQTMESQIGDFYKDVGELGGFQGVSLPQRGLTMADGEGGEQSGVVETRIVRLIEPLKERRRILLASKEMHQVAQDLEDEILWIQERIPLASSKDYGNNLQSAQQHVKKNQTLQRELQGRRARVEEVLDRAGIIASLRTPEVDFVRDGAGHVRQLWEVLRLEAERRSVLLDAVLQAQQYYSEAAKVESSLAVQKLRLINEDKGTDEASTLQLLKEHLSLEHTVENYAEAVGGLSQQCQRLLELGHPDSEQITKQQAHIDRLYVSLKDMMEQRKTKLEQQYWLFQLNREVEDLEKWITEREAVASSTELGDDLEHVTMLQEKFIKFSSETNALGQQRMESVNKMVNEMIDCGHADAATIAEWKDGLNESWADLLELMETRGQMLAASHQLHKFFTDCKEVLAQIAGKRRQLPEVRACQASIANPATLQRLMHSFEHALQLLVSQVRHLQENAAQLRTIYAGEKAEAIMTKEQEVMLAWKELLVSCEASRVHVTSVTDKVQFFSVVREHLMWMEGISGQIGGDDARDAAALEGMVKQHQELKAKMDGRSKTIQQCADLGKILLAAGNPAADEIKEKLDSLLAKQKELAEKWDKHQEKLQCKQEMFQFAQETVKAEAWLKAKEPLITSREAGGGEAQAQTDEVEQLILRHEAFRKAAVTWKERFSSLRQLSNAEKKKEELIRPTPLSSRRMFPSSCLTPIVAPATSSLLRQTVQVHIEPRPKQSSLELVASPAASRLGPTMASYSPVMNGSGYHGLDHQSTGGVDSSGYLGITHQAGGGGDSPSYLGLNQPSAGGVDGSSFLGMNQQTGGAVESSGYLGLNHQSSGGISSSGHLAQIPPSSGGMGSSSYLAQHQSSGGLGSTGYLVQNYQSGGGMGSSSYLAQIPNSGGMGSSGYLAQNQSGGGMGSSGYLAQNQSGGGMGSSGYLAQNQSGGGMGSSGYIAQNYQSSGGIGSSGYIAQNHYGSGSPGYLPPSGGVMDPKMAYAWQHLKADCMQPRINHIHKAVNPLLEASRAQREQFGDIPMMDMIGPESSLELLHGRLQRDPRGSRSDPQMDHLRREREYKLGRQTSSEQEIQARLNELPLIVRQERYRRRLERQSSSEQEGSGKQRLQRQDSSDLESAKEGSDKRSGEKRSTMAEIVEQIQEREAAQARGEPLRPSSSLSAPVTRYERPRARDRPKPRRRPRPKEPEETRRSRSAPAQSAQAANQPPSHTAHNEGFLYRKHDFEGQERSPNSKTWMNLYCVLSKGEIVFYKDAKNTTTPYNGEAPLDLSLCTCDITNGYKKKKYVFILKKNDGNDYIFHAKDEEDLKAWINNITTSITEHEEIAKWEKPTTSSTDPDRSERKEKSEGDADARSERSELGVEEEERSEKERSEKAEGSEKADTSDRGERGEGGAGGSSTSGKSK, encoded by the exons GAGGGTCAGGAGCTGATCCTGGAGAAGCCGGAGCTGAGGTCGGTGGTGCAGCTGAAGCTGGAGGAGATCCGGGAGTGCTGGTCCGACCTGGAGAGCACCACCAAGGCCAAGGCCCGGCAGCTGTTCGAGAACAACAAGCCCGAGCCGGCGGTGAAGAGCTACACGGACCTGGACACCCAGCTCTCCCACCTGGAGCAGCAGCCCCCACAGCTGGAGCAGGCACATCACCTGCCCACCTTCAACGAGCAGCTCCAGAAATTCCAG ACTATGGAGTCCCAGATAGGGGACTTTTATAAGGACGTCGGGGAGCTGGGAGGCTTTCAGGGGGTAAGCCTCCCCCAGCGAGGCCTCACGATGGCCgacggagaagggggagagcagTCAGGCGTGGTGGAGACGCGCATCGTCCGCCTCATTGAGCCCCTCAAGGAGAGGCGCCGCATCCTGCTGGCTTCCAAGGAGATGCACCAGGTCGCCCAGGACCTGGAGGATGAGATC CTGTGGATCCAAGAGAGAATTCCCCTGGCTTCCTCTAAGGATTATGGGAACAACCTTCAGAGTGCACAACAGCATGTGAAGAAGAACCAG ACGCTCCAACGAGAGCTTCAAGGACGCAGGGCGCgcgtggaggaggtgctggaccGGGCGGGCATCATCGCCTCGCTACGGACCCCCGAGGTGGACTTTGTGCGCGACGGGGCGGGGCACGTGCGCCAGCTGTGGGAGGTGCTGCGCCTGGAGGCGGAGAGGCGGTCGGTGTTGCTGGACGCCGTGCTGCAGGCGCAGCAGTACTACAGCGAGGCGGCCAAGGTGGAGTCCTCGTTGGCGGTGCAGAAACTGCGTCTCATCAACGAGGACAAAGGCACG GACGAGGCGAGCACCCTGCAGCTTCTGAAAGAGCACCTTTCTCTGGAGCACACGGTGGAAAACTACGCCGAGGCGGTGGGCGGCCTCTCACAGCAGTGCCAGCGACTTCTGGAGCTCGGACACCCTGATag TGAGCAGATCACCAAGCAACAGGCACACATAGACCGGCTTTACGTGTCTCTGAAGGACATGATGGAGCAGAGGAAGACCAAGCTGGAGCAGCAGTACTGGCTCTTCCAGCTcaacagggaggtggaggatctGGAGAAGTGGATCACGGAGCGCGAGGCGGTGGCCAGCTCCACTGAGCTGGGGGACGACCTTGAGCATGTCACG ATGCTGCAGGAGAAGTTCATCAAGTTTTCCTCCGAGACCAACGCCCTGGGCCAGCAGCGGATGGAATCGGTGAACAAGATGGTGAACGAGATGATCGACTGCGGCCACGCGGACGCCGCCACCATCGCCGAGTGGAAGGACGGGCTGAACGAGTCCTGGGCCGACCTTTTGGAGTTGATGGAGACTCGTGGACAGATGCTGGCTGCCTCGCACCAGCTTCACAAGTTCTTCACTGACTGCAAAGAG GTCTTGGCTCAGATCGCAGGGAAGAGGAGGCAACTGCCAGAGGTGAGGGCATGCCAAGCCAGCATCGCTAACCCCGCCACGCTGCAGCGACTCATGCACTCCTTTGAGCACGCCCTCCAGCTGTTAGTTTCCCAG GTGAGGCATCTGCAAGAGAACGCTGCCCAGCTGAGGACCATCTACGCTGGGGAGAAGGCCGAGGCCATCATGACCAAGGAGCAGGAAGTGATGCTGGCTTGGAAGGAGCTGCTGGTGTCCTGCGAGGCGAGTCGCGTGCACGTGACCTCGGTGACGGACAAGGTGCAGTTTTTCTCAGTGGTTCGAGAGCACCTGATGTGGATGGAAGGCATCAGTGGCCAGATTGGAGGAGATGACGCCAG AGATGCTGCCGCTCTCGAGGGGATGGTCAAACAGCACCAGGAGCTGAAAGCCAAGATGGACGGCCGCAGCAAGACCATTCAGCAGTGTGCGGATCTGGGCAAGATACTGCTGGCCGCGGGCAACCCTGCAGCCGACGAG ATAAAAGAGAAGTTGGACAGCCTCTTGGCGAAGCAGAAGGAGCTCGCTGAGAAATGGGACAAACATCAGGAGAAGCTTCAGTGCA AGCAGGAAATGTTCCAGTTTGCCCAGGAGACGGTGAAGGCAGAGGCCTGGCTGAAGGCCAAGGAGCCCCTCATCACTTCCAGGGAGGCCGGAGGGGgagaggcccaggcccagacgGATGAAGTGGAGCAGCTCATCCTCCGCCATGAGGCCTTTCGCAAGGCTGCGGTCACATGGAAGGAGCGCTTCAGCTCCCTGCGACAGCTCTCCAAT gctgagaagaagaaggaagaaCTGATCAGGCCCACCCCGCTCTCCAGCCGAAGGATGTTCCCCTCATCCTGTCTCACTCCAATTGTAGCCCCTGCTACCTCATCCCTGCTGAGGCAGACAGTTCAGGTACATATTGAACCCAGGCCCAAGCAGTCCAGTCTGGAACTAGTTGCTTCCCCTGCAGCCTCGAGATTGGGTCCAACCATGGCCAGCTACTCCCCAGTCATGAACGGATCAGGTTACCATGGACTGGACCATCAGAGCACTGGTGGGGTGGATAGTTCCGGTTACCTTGGTATCACAcatcaggctggaggagggggagacagtccCAGCTACCTTGGACTGAACCAACCGAGCGCCGGAGGGGTAGATGGCTCAAGTTTCCTCGGGATGAACCAGCAGACTGGGGGAGCTGTGGAGAGTTCCGGTTATCTTGGACTGAACCATCAAAGCAGTGGAGGCATTAGCAGTTCGGGCCACCTGGCACAAATTCCTCCAAGTAGTGGAGGTATGGGTAGTTCAAGCTACCTGGCACAGCATCAAAGTAGTGGGGGATTGGGTAGTACAGGCTACCTTGTACAAAATTATCAGAGTGGTGGGGGTATGGGGAGTTCCAGCTATCTGGCGCAGATACCGAATAGCGGAGGAATGGGTAGCTCTGGATACCTAGCGCAAAATCAGAGTGGTGGAGGAATGGGAAGCTCTGGATACTTAGCGCAAAATCAGAGTGGTGGAGGAATGGGTAGCTCTGGATACCTAGCGCAAAATCAGAGTGGTGGAGGAATGGGTAGCTCGGGCTATATAGCTCAAAACTACCAGAGCAGTGGTGGCATAGGCAGTTCAGGCTACATTGCGCAAAATCATTATGGCAGTGGTAGTCCTGGCTACCTACCTCCAAGTGGTGGGGTCATGGACCCCAAGATGGCGTACGCGTGGCAGCATCTAAAGGCTGATTGCATGCAGCCCCGGATAAATCACATCCACAAGGCCGTGAATCCCCTCCTGGAGGCCAGCAGGGCACAGAGAGAACAGTTCGGGGACATCCCCATGATGGACATGATTGGGCCGGAGTCGAGCCTCGAGCTCCTCCACGGCAGGCTCCAGAGGGACCCGCGCGGCAGCCGCTCCGACCCCCAGATGGACCACCTGAGGCGGGAGAGGGAGTACAAGCTGGGCCGCCAGACCTCCAGCGAGCAGGAGATCCAGGCGCGTCTGAACGAGCTGCCCCTGATCGTGCGCCAGGAGCGCTACCGGAGGCGCCTGGAGAGGCAGTCGTCGAGCGAGCAGGAGGGGAGCGGGAAGCAGAGGCTGCAGAGGCAGGACTCGAGCGATCTGGAGTCGGCCAAGGAAGGCTCGGACAAACGTTCAGG AGAGAAGAGATCCACCATGGCAGAGATTGTAGAGCAAATCCAAGAAAGGGAGGCAGCACAA GCTCGAGGGGAGCCGTTAAGGCCGTCCAGCAGCCTCTCAGCCCCCGTGACCCGCTACGAGCGCCCTCGCGCCCGAGACCGACCCAAACCCCGGAGGAGACCCCGTCCGAAAGAGCCCGAGGAGACAAGGCGTTCCCGCTCAGCCCCGGCCCAAAGTGCCCAGGCGGCCAACCAGCCGCCCTCGCACACTGCCCACAATGAAGGCTTCCTCTACCGCAAACACGACTTTGAGGGCCAAGAAAGGAGTCCGAACAG TAAGACCTGGATGAACCTGTATTGCGTGTTATCCAAGGGAGAGATTGTGTTCTACAAGGACGCAAAGAACACCACCACACCTTACAACGGGGAGGCTCCACTCGACTTGAGCCTCTGCACATGTGACATCACTAACGGATACAAGAAGAAGAAATATGTCTTCATTCTCAA AAAGAATGATGGAAATGACTATATATTCCACGCTAAGGATGAG GAGGACCTGAAAGCGTGGATAAACAACATCACCACCAGTATAACCGAACACGAGGAGATCGCCAAGTGGGAGAAGCCCACCACCTCGTCAACGGATCCTGACCGCTCGGAAAGGAAGGAGAAATCTGAGGGCGACGCCGACGCCAGGTCAGAGAGATCTGagctgggagtggaggaggaggagaggtccgAGAAGGAGAGGTCAGAGAAAGCCGAGGGCTCCGAAAAGGCAGATACGTCCGacaggggggaaagaggagaggggggggcggggggctctAGCACGTCAGGGAAGAGCAAATGA